The window CTGTGACGAGTGTCTCGGGTGAGGAGTGACGCATGACCACGGTAGGTATCGCCACCGGCGCCGGTCGCGGGACGGGAGAGGCATGCGCGCGTCGCCTGGCCGACATGGTGGACGTGCTGCTGCTCGCCGACCGGAACGAAGCGGCCGCGGCCGCGGTGGCGAAGGACCTGTCCGGCTACGGCGGGAAGGCCGTCGCCGAGCCGTTCGGAGTGGACGTCACCGATCGGGAGGACCTCGACCGACTGGCCGGGCGGGTCAGGGAGCTGGGCACGCTCCGGGCAGTCGCGCACACCGAGAGCGTCGCGCCGGAGGAAGCCGACTGGCGCCGCATCCTTGAGGTCGACTTCATCGGAACCGCGCTGCTCGCCGAGGCGCTCCGCAACTGGCCACCGCCGGCACGGCGTTCGTGTACTGCGCCTCGGTGTCCCCACTGTTCGCTCATATCGACCCCTCCCCGCAGGTTGCGGCCGTCCTCGACGATCCCATGCAGGACGACATCCTCGACCGGATCCGCGACGCGATCGGCCCGGCCGTCGAGGATCCCGCGTGGGCGTACCCGTGGGCCACGTACGGCGTGCACCGCTTCGCCCGCGCCGAGGCGGTGCGGCTCGGGCCGGTGGGCGCTCGCGCGTGCTCCCTGTCACCCGGCGCCATCGACACCCCGGAGACCCGGCTGGAGGCGGCGCGGCACGAGTCGGTACGGCAGCTCATTCAGCGCACGCCCCTGGGCCGCACCGGCCGGTGCGAGGAGGTCGCCGCCGTCGCCGCGTTCCTGGTGTCGGACGAGGCGAGCTTTGTGAACGGCGTCGACATCGTCGTCGACGGCGGCCTGTGCGCCGCCGTGGGGGACGAGTGACATCGCACGACGCTTCGTGCAACCGGCTCAGCAGGCCATGGCCTTGAGCTTCTCGATGTCGGCCAGGCGCCGTGCCGACGTGTGGGCCAGGGCGCGGACTTGGAGGGTGGAGACTCCAGCGGCCCGGAAGACCGCGAGCCGTTCGGCGGGGACGGCGGCCGCGGCCTCGTCCTTGCGGCCGGACAGGTAGAGGTCCTGGATAGTGGCCGCCTCGGCCTCGTAGCCGTAGCGTTGGGCGAGGTCGTGGTAGAAGTTGTGGCCGCGCGCCCCCATCCCGCCGATGTACAGGGCGAGTTGAGGCCGGGCCAGATCGATCAGGTCGTCCACGCCTTCGCCGATGGCCAGGGGAGGGGAGACCACGATGTCGAGTGGCCCGAGGGCGGGATCCCGCAGCGCCGATCCTTCGGCCAGCGCCGGGCCTCATACCTCGTCCGCCTTCTCCGGGTGGAAGAACATCGGCATCCAGCCCTCGGCGATCTCGGCGGCCAGAGCCACGTTCTTCGGCCCGATGGCGGCCAGCACGACCGGGATCCGTTCGCGCACCGGGCGGTTGATGAGCTTGAGCGGTCTGCCGAGCCCGGTGCCCTGGTCGGGTGGGAGAGGGAGGCGGTAGTGACGGCCCTCGTGCACGACCTTCTCCTGGCGCCAGACCGACCGGCAGATCTGCACGATCTCACGGGTGCGGGCCAGGGGAGCGGTGTACGGCTGCCCATGGAAACCCTCGATCACCTGGGGCCCCGAGGCGCCGATGCCCAGGGTGAACCGACCGTCGGAGACGGTAGTCCAGGCCGACGGCCGTCATCGCGGTCAGGGTGGGCGTGCGGGTGTAGATCTGGAGGATCCCGGAGGCGATCTCAAGCCGATCGGTGTGCGCGGCGATGAAGCCGAGCTGGCTGATCGCGTCGAATGAGTAGGCCTCGGGGACGAAGACGACGTCGAGCCCGGCCTTCTCGTAGTCGCGGAGCTCGTCGACGGTCTCCTTGAAACCCCCGCTGTAGCTCAAGGGCATACCGATGCGCATCCCGATCCCACCCCTCCCGCGCCCTGACAAATAAAGTACACTCTATAAGTCACTGGATGGAGATGGCGCGGGGCTGGTGCGGGTCCGGCCGAGAAGGGAGACCGGAACCGATGACAGGTGTTGACGTCGCCCGGTACACGCTGCGCGCGGTGATCGGCGGCACGATGATCGCGCACGGGGTGCGGCACGGCCGTACGCTCGACGGCACGGCGGGATGGTTCGGCTCCGTGGGGTTCCGCAGGCCGCGGCTGCAGGCGGCGGCCAGTGCGGTCGTCGAGATCGGGGCGGGCGCCGCACTCGTGGCCGGAGCGGCGACGCCGCTTGCGGCATCGGCGGTGGTCGGCACGATGGGTGTCGCCGCACGGTCGGTGCACGGACCCAACGGGTTCTTCGTGATGAACGAGGGCTACGAGTTCGTGCTCAACCTGGGCGCCGCATCCGTGGCGCTCGCCGGGCTCGGGCCGGGCCGGTTCAGCGTCGACCGGGCGCTCGGTCTTGACGCGAGGCTCGGCGGTCCGCGGAGTGCGGCCCTCGCGGCCGGACTGGGCCTCGCCGCCGCTGCGGTGCAGCTCGCGGTCTTCTGGCGGCGCCCGGAGCCCGAGCAGGACTCGGAGCCGAGGGTGGCGGAGTAACCGTATACTCTTTTCGTTTCAGGGTGGCGAAGTCCGACCACACCCGCCAGGAGCTGCGATGAAGCCGCACACGGGTCCCCCGCGGGTGGAGGCGGACGATCCCGCCGAGTCCGTACGGCGGTGGCTGCGCACCCTGGGGGACCTTCCTGCCCCGCCAACTGCCGCGCCCGCCACCGGATGTCCGCTTCTGGGCTGGGCGGCCTCCGGTGCCATGGCGCTGACCGGCGAGGCGGACGGTCCGCCTCTCCTGCCACCTGGATCGACGACGGCGCTCCTGCGGGAGGCGGGGGCCGCACTGGCGCACCTCGCCGGCCGCCCGCTCGCCTTCGATCCCGCCCTCGTGCTCAGTGGCCGGGCAGGCGCCATGAACCTCACCCGGCGCGGCCGCATCTCCGCGGGCGGCGCGACCCGGCTGCTCCGGACTTCGGACGGATGGTGCGCGGTGACCCTGAGCCGTCCGGACGACGTCGAACTCGTCCCGGCCATGCTGGGCGGCGTCACGGTGACAGCTCCCTGGCAGCAACTCGCCGCGGCCGCACGCGGCGCCGGGGCGAGCGAATTCGCCGACCACATCCGCATGTTCGGTGTTCCCGCCGCGGCCCTGCCGCCCGAGGCACCCCCTGTTGACGTCCCCTGGCGGGTGTCCCCGATCGCGGCCCCCGACGGGGCGGCGCGGGTGGAGGGTGCCCTCGTCGTGGACCTCTCCTCGCTCTGGGCAGGACCCTTGTGTGCCCGCCTGCTCGGCCTGGCCGGAGCCAGAGTGGTCAAGGTGGAGAGCACCCGGGCGCCCCGACGGCGCCCGCGCCGGCAACCGGCGCTTCTACGACTGGCTGCATGCCGGACACGAGAGTGTCGCCGTCGACTTCACCACGTCGGAAGGGCGAGGCGCGCTCGCCGACCTGATCCGGGCCGCCGACGTGATCATCGAGGCCTCCCGCCCGCGTGCGCTCGCCCAGTTGGGGCTGGCTCCGGAACGGCTCGACCATCGGGCGGGCAAGGTGTGGGTGAGCATCACCGGGTACGGCCGCACTCACCCCGACCGGGTCGCCTTCGGCGACGACGCGGCGGTCGCCGGCGGGCTGGTCGGCCGGTCGGCGGACGGCGAGCCCGTGTTCTGCGCCGACGCGGTCGCCGATCCGCTGACGGGGGTCGTCGCCGCACTGGGCGCGATGGGCGCCCTGGCGTGCGGCGGGGGACGGCTGATCGACGTCTCGATGCGGGACGTGGCGGCGGCGTTCGCCGCGGTTCCACCGGCCGGTCATGGGCCGCATCCGGTACGGGCGGCAGCGGCCGGGGCGGTGGTGGAGTGCCCGGCGCTCGGCCGGACCCAGGTGGTTCTCGCGCCGCCCGCGCCGGCACCGGACGGGACGGCGGCCACGATGGGCGCCGACACGGTACGGATCCTCGGTCGAGGTGTTGAGGTGCGTGGGCGATCTGGCCCTTGGTGAAGGTGGCGCGCGGGTAGAGGCGTCCGGAGTCGTGGCGGATCCTCGGTCGAGGTGTTGAGGTGCGTGGGCGATCTGGCCCTTGGTGAAGGTGGCGCGCGGGTAGAGGCGTCCGGAGTCGTGGCGGATCCTCAGTCGAGGCTCTGAGCTCCGTGGACGATCCGCCCCTCGATGAAGGTGGCGCGCACATGGCCGGCGTCCGGAGTCCGCAGGGCGTCCCTCAACGGCCGGTCCAGCAGGACGAGATCGGCCGGTCGCCCCACCCGACCCGCCGTGCCGGGCCGCCGGGATCGTCCAAGGGCGAGAGCAGGCCCCGCAGGGTCACCTCCGCCGGAACCCGCTCCTCGATCCCGAGCACACGACCGGACGGCGTCAGCCGCTCGGACGCGGCCCGCACACCGGCCCAGGGGTCGGGATCGCCGTACGGGGCGTCGCTGCTCGCGGCCACCCGGACCCCGGCACGCAGCAGACCGGCGTACCGCCACAGATCCGGCCGGTCCCCGGGATCGACGCGCCCCCAGTAGTCGTCGCCCCGCAGGGCGATCAGCGTCGGCTGTGTGACGACCCGGATGCGACGGGCGGCCAGCTCCTCGGCAGCGGCACGGTCGGCGACGGCGCAGTGCTCCACGCGGTCCCCGTCCCGGCCACCCGCCAGGTCGAGTGCCGCCAGGGTGAGCGCCAGGGCCGTACGGGTTACACAGTGCACGGCGACGGGGCGGCCGTCCGCATGGGCCCGCCGTATCTGCCCGGCGAGGTCGTCGGCGTCCGGGAGGGCGTGGTCCGCGACCACCAGCTTCAGCGGACCGAGGCTCAGCCGTGGGTGGGGCGGGAGATCGGCTCCGGCGGCCATCACCATGACGTGCTGGGGGAGTTCCGCCCGCCGCACCGCCTCCGAGACGACCGCGGCCGTATCCCGGTGTGGTGTCGCGTCGGCGACATGGGTGACCCCGAGGGCGGCCAGCCGTGCGCCGACCGCCCGGAGGGACGGAGGCCGCCCGCCGAGGGCCTCGCGCAGCCAGGCGTCGGCGCGCCACAGCCGCCCGGTCGGTCGGCCCGCCGTATCACGCTCGATGCCGCCGTGCGTGGCGGACTGGGCGCCGAGCCGTTCCAGACCGGGGGAGTTGACGACCCACAGCGCTCCTGACCGGTGCTGCACGCGCACCGGCAGCACGCGGTTCCACCCGTCGAGGAGGGTCCGGTCCAGATCGCCGTGGACCACGTCGTCGTACCCGACCGCCCGCACCCAGCCGTCCTCACCCGCCACCGCTTGTGCGAGGGGGGACGCGACACTGTCCCGGGAGAGGGCGGACACGTCGAGTGAGGCATGCTGGGCGGCCATGGCCGCGAGGTGGGCATGGTGGTCGGCCAGACCGGGCAGCAGCGCGCCGCCGTCGCCGCGTACGACGAACTCATCCTGCCGTGGCCGCAGTCGACGGCCCACCTCGGCGACCACACCGCCCCCGGATCCGGCAGTCGACCGGCGCCTGACGCGGGTGAAGTTCCACGCCGCGCAGGAGCACCTCACCGCTCACGGCGCGTCGTCGATCTCATCGACCAGCCCCCACTGCCGGGCGGTGGCGGCGTCGATCCGGGCCCCGCTCAGCATCATCCACGCCGCCCGCCACCGGCCGATCCGCCGTGGCACGCTCACCGTGCCGCCCGCGCCGGGCACCAGGCCCATCGCGACCTCGGGCAGTTGGAAGAACGCCCCGGGTGACGACACAAGACGCCCCGCGAACGCGGCCATCTCCACACCCGCACCCACCGCCGCGCCCTGCACCCGCACCGTCACCCGCTCCCGCATCCGGTCGATCAGACGCCAGGGTGCCCGGTCCAGCCGTACCAGATATGCCGCCCCCAGGTCCGTTGCCGTACCGAACTCGGCCAGATCGCCGCCACTGCAGAAGACCGGCCCGGCACCAGCCAGTTCCACCCTTTCGACGGTGTCGTCGAGGACGGCGACTTCAAGAGCCTCGAACAGTTCCTCCCGCATCCGGAAGCTGAACGCGTTCCGCCGGTCTGCGCGGTCGAGCAGGACGGACAGCCGGTCGTTCTCCCGCCGGACGCGGACCAGCGGCCGATCCTCATGAGAAGCCCGAGGCGTACTCCGGTCGGCGAGCCAGGACGCGAACTCCGTCCCGCCGAGCAGCATCGAGTACGCCGCTGCTTCGGCAGCCAGGCCCTGAATGGTGCTGAGCTCCGGCGTCTGCCGGAGCAACTGCCCCAGGGCGAGGCCTGCCCGAGGCCGACGTTCGACGAGCCGTGCCAGCTCGTCGAACGAGACCAGCGGATCGTCGACGGGGACCAACTGCGGTGCTTCGGCGTCGACATGGGGCGCCGCCAAGGTCAGCGTCAGTGCCTGCACCAGCGGTCGCAGCCGCTCCGGCGGCTGCCGGGTCGCGATGCCGAACGTCAGATGCAAGGCGTCGGCCAACCGGGCAGCCGCGGCCTCGACCCGGCTCGCATCCGCGTCGTGCCAGTCGTCGAGAACCAGGCACCGCACGGGATTCTCCACCCGCCCGTCGGAACGAAGTGTCAGTCCTTCGTCGCTGTACACCGAGTTCATCGGTCCAGTCTGAGGGACCGGAACCCTGCGCACTTCGTCGGCCGGCGAAGACGAAAAGGCGCAGGACCAGGAAGCGGCCGATTCCGGCGAGGCCGGAGGCGCTGAGGTAGACGATCTGCTCGGTCAGCATCGAGGGCGCTGACTGGAGCAGGTGCAGGAGGAACATGGCCGCGCACGTCACGGCGTACGCCACCGTCGCCGAGCCTGCCGACTGCCAGTGCTCGCGCCAGCCGGCGCGTCGGCCGGCCCCGAAGGTGAAGCGGGCGTGCAGTTCGGTGCACACGAGGGTGGAGGCGACGGTGATCACTGCGTTCGCCAGGCCCCAGGGCATCAGGGCGGCCAGTAGTGCCACGGCGAAGCTGGAGAGGACCCCGATACCGCCGCCGCACAGCACGAACCGGGCGAACGAGACGAGCGGACCGGGGGCGGCCGGGGTCCGGGTCGCGTCGTCCATGGCGGTCTCCATCCGATTCGTACGCCGCAGCGCGGGGCCGCAGTGCTTGTTTGCTTAACTTACTCAAGTATATGGAATTACTTGACTTACGCAAGTTCATCGGATGTTGCGGCGGTCACGTGGACGGCCGGAGCGGACGTGAAGAGGCCGCCGCCCCGCGGGTGCGGGGCGGCGGCCTTGTCGGGTCCGGCTGTTGCGGGGGTGTTATGCCTTGACCGCGGTGACCTCAGCCGTCTCGGCCGTGGCTTGTGCCGGGGCGGGGCGCTTCTTGGGGACGAGGGAGGCGATGCCGAAGGCGAGCAGGGCGGCTCCGGCGCCGATGGCCATGACCACCTTGAAGCCGCTCTCCGAGGGCAGCGCGTGGCCGCCGAAGTCGGTGGTCATCTGGGCGAGGATGACGCCCGCGAGGGCGCTGGCGAAGCTGGTGCCCAGGGAGCGCATCAGGGTGTTGAGGCTGTTGGCGGCGCCGGTCTGGGACGGGTCGACCGCGCCCATGATCAAGGCGGGCAGGGCGCCGTAGGTGAAGCCGACACCGCCGCCGATGATGCAGGAGACCAGGACGAGGTGCCAGACCTCGCTCATCAGGACGATGTTCAGGCCGTAGCCGGCGGCCACGATCAGCGCGCCGATCATCAGGGTGACCTTGGGGCCCTTGGCCTTGGTGATGCCCGCGGACACGGCGGACATGGCCATCATGACCAGGCCCTGCGGGGCGAGCACCAGGCCGACCGTCAGCATCGACTTGCCCAGGCCGTAGCCGGTCTCCTCGGGCAGCTGCAGGAGCTGGGGGAGGACCAGGGACATCGCGAACATCGAGAAGCCGAGGGCGATGGAGGCGAGGTTGGTGAAAAGCACCTGCGGCTTGGCGGTGGTACGCAGGTCGACCAGTGGCTGCTTCGCCTTCAGCTCGTAGAGGCCCCAGGCGAGCAGGATCAGGACGGCTGTGGCGCCCAGGCCGAGCGTGGTGCCGGAGGTCCAGCCCCAGTCGCCGCCCTTGGAGACGGCCAGCAGCAGGGAGACCAGCCCGGCGGTCAGGCCGAGCGAGCCGACCAGGTCGAAGCGGCCACCGGTGCGCACCTTGGACTCGGGCACGATCAGCAGCACCAGCGCGAACGAGACGGCGCCCAGCGCGGCAGAGGTCCAGAACAGGATGTGCCAGTCCCAGTTGTCGGCGATGAACGCGGCGGCCGGCAGACCCAGCGCACCGCCCACGCCGAGCGAGGCGCTCATCAGCGCGGTGGACCCGGCCAGCCGGTCGGCCGGCAGCGCGTCCCGCATGATGCTGATGCCCAGCGGCACCACGGCGGCCGCGAGCCCCTGCAGTGCGCGTCCGATGATCATCGGGACGAGGGAGTCGGCGAGGGCGCATACGACAGAGCCGGAGATCAGCAGCAGGATGCTGGTCAGGAGCATGCGCCGCTTCCCGATCATGTCGCCGAGGCGGCCCACGACCGGGGTGGCCACCGCGGCGGCGAGCAGGGTGGCGGTGATGGCCCAGGCGGTGTTGGAGGCCGAGGCGTTCAGCAGGGT of the Streptomyces sp. NBC_00287 genome contains:
- a CDS encoding MFS transporter, translated to MSNALAQPAAAGTSAPPRPNAVVAVLALAGIVVSLMQTLVIPIVPELPTLLNASASNTAWAITATLLAAAVATPVVGRLGDMIGKRRMLLTSILLLISGSVVCALADSLVPMIIGRALQGLAAAVVPLGISIMRDALPADRLAGSTALMSASLGVGGALGLPAAAFIADNWDWHILFWTSAALGAVSFALVLLIVPESKVRTGGRFDLVGSLGLTAGLVSLLLAVSKGGDWGWTSGTTLGLGATAVLILLAWGLYELKAKQPLVDLRTTAKPQVLFTNLASIALGFSMFAMSLVLPQLLQLPEETGYGLGKSMLTVGLVLAPQGLVMMAMSAVSAGITKAKGPKVTLMIGALIVAAGYGLNIVLMSEVWHLVLVSCIIGGGVGFTYGALPALIMGAVDPSQTGAANSLNTLMRSLGTSFASALAGVILAQMTTDFGGHALPSESGFKVVMAIGAGAALLAFGIASLVPKKRPAPAQATAETAEVTAVKA
- a CDS encoding SDR family NAD(P)-dependent oxidoreductase, which produces MSPLFAHIDPSPQVAAVLDDPMQDDILDRIRDAIGPAVEDPAWAYPWATYGVHRFARAEAVRLGPVGARACSLSPGAIDTPETRLEAARHESVRQLIQRTPLGRTGRCEEVAAVAAFLVSDEASFVNGVDIVVDGGLCAAVGDE
- a CDS encoding LLM class flavin-dependent oxidoreductase is translated as MRIGMPLSYSGGFKETVDELRDYEKAGLDVVFVPEAYSFDAISQLGFIAAHTDRLEIASGILQIYTRTPTLTAMTAVGLDYRLRRSVHPGHRRLGAPGDRGFPWAAVHRSPGPHP
- a CDS encoding enoyl-CoA hydratase/isomerase family protein, with product MNSVYSDEGLTLRSDGRVENPVRCLVLDDWHDADASRVEAAAARLADALHLTFGIATRQPPERLRPLVQALTLTLAAPHVDAEAPQLVPVDDPLVSFDELARLVERRPRAGLALGQLLRQTPELSTIQGLAAEAAAYSMLLGGTEFASWLADRSTPRASHEDRPLVRVRRENDRLSVLLDRADRRNAFSFRMREELFEALEVAVLDDTVERVELAGAGPVFCSGGDLAEFGTATDLGAAYLVRLDRAPWRLIDRMRERVTVRVQGAAVGAGVEMAAFAGRLVSSPGAFFQLPEVAMGLVPGAGGTVSVPRRIGRWRAAWMMLSGARIDAATARQWGLVDEIDDAP
- a CDS encoding DoxX family protein, producing the protein MTGVDVARYTLRAVIGGTMIAHGVRHGRTLDGTAGWFGSVGFRRPRLQAAASAVVEIGAGAALVAGAATPLAASAVVGTMGVAARSVHGPNGFFVMNEGYEFVLNLGAASVALAGLGPGRFSVDRALGLDARLGGPRSAALAAGLGLAAAAVQLAVFWRRPEPEQDSEPRVAE
- a CDS encoding amidohydrolase family protein, coding for MVAEVGRRLRPRQDEFVVRGDGGALLPGLADHHAHLAAMAAQHASLDVSALSRDSVASPLAQAVAGEDGWVRAVGYDDVVHGDLDRTLLDGWNRVLPVRVQHRSGALWVVNSPGLERLGAQSATHGGIERDTAGRPTGRLWRADAWLREALGGRPPSLRAVGARLAALGVTHVADATPHRDTAAVVSEAVRRAELPQHVMVMAAGADLPPHPRLSLGPLKLVVADHALPDADDLAGQIRRAHADGRPVAVHCVTRTALALTLAALDLAGGRDGDRVEHCAVADRAAAEELAARRIRVVTQPTLIALRGDDYWGRVDPGDRPDLWRYAGLLRAGVRVAASSDAPYGDPDPWAGVRAASERLTPSGRVLGIEERVPAEVTLRGLLSPLDDPGGPARRVGWGDRPISSCWTGR